The genomic interval CCTAAGCAAATGCTATTTGACTGAAGTGCTGTTAGGCAAATGGCTCAATGAATCGTGCATCGATGcattcagtatttattttgtaagattatgaataaaaaattataaatatagtgtaaGAGTTTGAACAtaggttgaattaaaattttacattgaaactttCACACAGTACTATCAGCTttggtagtttctacgctctcaagttttgttatacttttttatggGGACGGGGCGAAGCCCCGTCCCCCTATGCATTCCCATCTAAGCATGTATtttgcaatgcatatacgattccacatgggtttgcaacttgcatagctacattattaaaaaggatttatttaaaattaaaaaagatttatttaaaattttgtataagttactaaaacgtgaccgcagcgcacgtccatgtcactatacgtcacccgtcgtcattttaccgcacatgatttttttcatttttcggataaactataGATAaccaaacgttgtaaagaatttattcgtgatgacctaacgattctgcatcgaataagctcttgtttaactcgattggacaaaaaataaaaatgttcggctaactttagttcaaaattttaattatttaattaaaaaaaaatgataaatgaccaaacgttttaattggatgAACAATCATGAACAAACGATGACCAaacaattagttaattttaattataaaaaaatcaaagtggttcggctaactttacggagcTGTTTTACGTCATCATCTTGCGCAACCAACGCTATTCCTTCCGAAGGGTGTGTTCGGGGAACTCGCTATCACACTAccacccggtaaaaaatttgttatttataatcatatatgatatatgaccatataaaattatatagaaatatataaaattttatataagttatgtataattatatataataatatatgacttattgtataattatatataattttatattaatgttggctagatgtcagtcaacgataatataaaattatgcatactatacataactatacataaccTATAcagaattttgtatatttctatatacttttatattgttatatataattatacagggtgtcctagAACAAggaccttccgtccgtaaaatgacgtattcctgacacaattttaagacaatttttcctttaccaaaatttgatttgaagcgtagtttttgagttataagcaaaaatagttagcaaatcataCATCAAGTACAGAAGGCAGGCAGAAGtggcgcggcgcaccgcgagcctggacgcagctgaccgtccgacgggtgattaccgccgcatgagtcgctaaaactattttatcttataacataaaattatgctttaaataaaattttggtaaagaagaaaatgtcttataattacgtcaggaataagtgttccttaaaataacgttggacgctgcgatcagctgattgctacacgcgatgttgtttctcagctgagccggaaaatcaatatatcgatcagtCTGAAGTCGTTGACGACAATGTtgatgacaatcgaaggaaCGTCGCCATCGCGGAGgcggttatttctctctctctctttctttcactcaCTCTGTTGTTTccttttacgcacacactcaaacatatacacatcgcgtgtagcaatcagctgatcgcagcgtccgatGGCCGGCTTTtcggaacaacttttggtcattaaagtaatgttattttaaggaacacgtattcctgacgtaattataagacattttcttttttaccaaaattttatttaaagcataattttatgctataagataaaatagttagcgactcatgcggcggtaatcacccgtcggacggtcagctgcgcccgcgcttgcggtgcgccgcgccgctcctgcctgccttctatactcgacgcgtgatttgctaactatttttgcttataacaaaaactacgctttaaatcaaattttggtaaggaaaaaattgtcttatacccgtattcatagtccgtcCTTATCTCAAAGGTGGAGGAAACCTTAATGAAGAATTCTTTGAATCTCCAAGGCTGTCTTATTTCATAGATGAATCTCGAGTCTTCCTTCCAAaaggaaagaatattttagggATTTTTAGGGATTTACTAGAGACAACATTGTTTTACGCGCTTGCAACTAATTTCACGTATAAACTTTCAAGTGATTGAGTTAcaaataagttaaattaaaagtatatttatttattattttttgtgcaaGTTGTGATCGCATTGCAAATATaatggataataaaaatgttcattataCGGAACGGGAGAGAATGCTCTTGGCGCAGCttgtttcagaaaaaaaagctatcgaaaataaaaaaacaagtgCTTCAGATGTAAAAGATAAGGTGGATGCATGGGAAAgaatcacaaaaaaatttactagCGAAGGATGTACGCCTCGCTCTAGCAAACAGCTGAAAAAATGCTGGGATAATATGAAACAaaggtaaaaataatgattatactaataattttattaatgatgaggctatataattattttaagtgcaCACATATTCTTCTTCctatatacacttttatatacttggcttgttatataatattttaataataattatattattaattaattattttagaaaatgaaaattaaatacgacAATGCGGCACGAACGGCTTATAATAGGTGGAGGTTCTGCATCAGTACAATCGAATGATCCAGTGATGGCATTCATGGATGCAACAAATGCAAATTTAGATGTCGAAATTGATTGCCCATTCGACAGCACAGCAGTATTTGAGAAAGAATGTATAAGCACTACATataattcttgtttttttattattctattattatacatatatggtaataataatttattctttattttttgcttttcagATAATGTAAAGATGGATTGTGCGTCTCAAAGAATAGTCATCGAAGATGAaagtgagaaagagaatgagaaCATTGATGATATCTGTCATGAAGATTATatccatcaaaatattttatctacatcATTTAGCAccccaaaagaaaaaatagctACTTCAAGGAATAGCACATCAGTAGAAAAAAGGGCCACATCAAGCATAAACAATGcatcagaaaaaaaagtcaCTGCAAGTGTTAACgcattaaaaggaaaaaaagctacttcaaatattaaaaacatacaggtaaattttatgaattaggttatattaattttttaacagattatataaataattattattattattaatatgaataagattttattgttattttttaaaattaaggtAGAAAAAAGTacgtaataatctttattgcaataaattaatgataatgaaatactaataataaaataattttgattttcagaATATCCGTGACGAAAAAGAGTtacgattaataaaaatacgcgAAACAATTGAGCAACAGCGCGAGCttcatcgtaaaaaaataaagattgctGAAACAGAGGAGCAGATTGTTCTTGTAAAACTTTTGAAGGAGGAAGAAGCGCTCAAGAGtaatacatgtaaataatatatctataaatatgataaaatgacttttgttaataatatgctATAGATACaagttatgttttttattatatatttctatatgtttatatgtatttcagtTTACACaaagttatgtaaaatatttaattatttttataagtgaCTAAATAACTATAAgtgttcttataaataaatgttattcttgataattaatataaaattctatgtttgttatcaatttaatggaaatatatatatttcttacaaacaattaaatattgtctgtttatatttttaaacgtcaCTTTGAGGGCTGTGTTTTGTTGATAATCATTGTCAGTATTGAAAATCTAAAGTGTATGtgacaaattaaatagatttacaGTACTGTCAGTGAATACCAAAATGcggtttatataaaagaatagtttatagagagaaagagagagagaaagatttgttataaataaatataacattctttaggttaaaatttatacttaatatattatatatttgttttatttacaatttgatCTTGTATGtacaaatctaaatttatttatacaaattaatcttaaatttacaTGATGACAACATTATTGTTAAATCACTCATTGcagatataaaatgaatataaaaatataattataattcgctATTCTGTTTTAcgaaaaatgtgttaaaatgAAAGCATTTCTGTGTGCAAGTCCTACTCCATTTTGTTCTTGATTTATAATGTCTTCAAATTGTATATTCTCATACAACTCCTCTTCGATTACTTCCTCCAGATTATGttgaatagatatattatgtaaaactgCAGTGGCACAAATAATTGCCACCGATGTGCTCAACTTTGTTCTTAAACCATAATGCAGACATGGAAATCGACGTTTCCAAACTCCAAACAGTTGTTCAACGATAACTCGTATTTGTTTATGTGCAGTATTATACCGAACTTCTGCATCTGTCTCAGGTCTTAAAACAGGCGTCAGTAGATAACTGCGGCATGCATATCCACTATCACCAAGTAAAATTCCGTTTAGATGTCCCAACTCTAAACGACAGCGCAAACCGCTTCTATCAAATATTACAGCATCATGAGTTGAACTTGGATGTCTAACAACTATATCGAGAATTTCTCGTTGAGGACCAGCTACAGcctataaaacaaatatatcataaaaattaacttcatATAAACTTCATgattatttagcaaaataaaacCGTTGAAAAAACCTGTACATACCTGTACATTTAAAGAAAACCATCCTTTTCGATTTCGGAATATCTCTCCATTATTTCCTCCAGGATTCGCAATACGTATATGGGTGCAATCGATACATCCTATTATGGATGGAAAGTTGGccatttcataaaattgatttttattccttCGACATTTTTCTTCgatggaaaaattaatatatacacttaaGTGTGACACTAAAATTCTGGAAACTCGTGCAACAATTCTCGATACTGATGCTTGACTGTATCCTCGTAAATCTCCATTAACAATCTGCAATTAAAacagcatataaataaaataaaaataaattatctattttaatttatatatatatatatatatatatatatatatatattatagtgtcggaacaaaatttacaaaccTGAAAGCTACTCGTTGCATAAAAACGCAGTGTTATTAAGAGCTGCATTAACGGAGAAATCGGCAGTTCTCGATTATTGAACCGTCTTAACTTATCATTCACTAAAGGTAATAGGATCTCGATTATGGCTCCTTTGTTGAATCTATATCTTTTTCGAAAAGGAACATCTTCGAAAAATTCCATGGGATTTTCCCAAtcacgaatatatcttttcgCAAGTCGCAACAAAATCCGATCCTCTACATTTTCATCTTCAAATCTTTCGTCagaatcgttaaaaaattCGTAGAGTAATAATCGTATTGAAATGTAGAGGATTTCGTATGAAAATGTAGAGGATCGGATTTTGTTGCGACTTGcgaaaagatatattcgtgaTTGGGAAAATCCCATGGAATTTTTCGAAGATGTTCCTTTTCGAAAAAGATATAGATTCAACAAAGGAGCCATAATCGAGATCCTATTACCTTTAGTGAATGATAAGTTAAGACGGTTCAATAATCGAGAACTGCCGATTTCTCCGTTAATGCAGCTCTTAATAACACTGCGTTTTTATGCAACGAGTAGCTTTCAggtttgtaaattttgttccgacactataatatatatatatatatatatatatatatataaattaaaatagataatttatttttattttatttatatgctgtTTTAATTGCAGATTGTTAATGGAGATTTACGAGGATACAGTCAAGCATCAGTATCGAGAATTGTTGCACGAGTTTCCAGAATTTTAGTGTCACACttaagtgtatatattaatttttccatcGAAGAAAAATGTCGaaggaataaaaatcaattttatgaaatggCCAACTTTCCATCCATAATAGGATGTATCGATTGCACCCATATACGTATTGCGAATCCTGGAGGAAATAATGGAGAGATATTCCGAAATCGAAAAGGATGGTTTTCTTTAAATGTACAGGTATGTACAGGTTTTTTCAACGgttttattttgctaaataatcATGAAGTTTATatgaagttaatttttatgatatatttgttttataggCTGTAGCTGGTCCTCAACGAGAAATTCTCGATATAGTTGTTAGACATCCAAGTTCAACTCATGATGCTGTAATATTTGATAGAAGCGGTTTGCGCTGTCGTTTAGAGTTGGGACATCTAAACGGAATTTTACTTGGTGATAGTGGATATGCATGCCGCAGTTATCTACTGACGCCTGTTTTAAGACCTGAGACAGATGCAGAAGTTCGGTATAATACTGCACATAAACAAATACGAGTTATCGTTGAACAACTGTTTGGAGTTTGGAAACGTCGATTTCCATGTCTGCATTATGGTTTAAGAACAAAGTTGAGCACATCGGTGGCAATTATTTGTGCCACTGcagttttacataatatatctattcaaCATAATCTGGAGGAAGTAATCGAAGAGGAGTTGTATGAGAATATACAATTTGAAGACATTATAAATCAAGAACAAAATGGAGTAGGACTTGCACACAGAAATGCTTTcattttaacacatttttcgTAAAACAGAATagcgaattataattatatttttatattcattttatatctgCAATGAGTGATTTAACAATAATGTTGTCATCAtgtaaatttaagattaatttgtataaataaatttagatttgtaCATACAAGatcaaattgtaaataaaacaaatatataatatattaagtataaattttaacctaaagaatgttatatttattttaacaaatctttctctctctctttctctctataaactattcttttatataaaccgCATTTTGGTATTCACTGACAGTACtgtaaatctatttaatttgtcaCATACACTTTAGATTTTCAATACTGACAATGATTATCAACAAAACACAGCCCTCAAAGtgacgtttaaaaatataaacagacaatatttaattgtttgtaagaaatatatatatttccattaaattgataacaaacatagaattttatattaattatcaagaataacatttatttataagaacacTTATAGTTATTTAGtcacttataaaaataattaaatattttacataactttGTGTAAactgaaatacatataaacatatagaaatatataataaaaaacataacttGTATCTATagcatattattaacaaaagtcattttatcatatttatagatatattatttacatgtattaCTCTTGAGCGCTTCTTCCTCCTTCAAAAGTTTTACAAGAACAATCTGCTCCTCTGTTTCagcaatctttatttttttacgatgaaGCTCGCGCTGTTGCTCAATTGTTTcgcgtatttttattaatcgtaACTCTTTTTCGTCACGGATATtctgaaaatcaaaattattttattattagtatttcattatcattaatttattgcaataaagattattacgtACTTTTTTCTaccttaattttaaaaaataacaataaaatcttattcatattaataataataataattatttatataatctgttaaaaaattaatataacctaattcataaaatttacctgtatgtttttaatatttgaagtagctttttttccttttaatgcGTTAACACTTGCAGtgacttttttttctgatgCATTGTTTATGCTTGATGTGGCCCTTTTTTCTACTGATGTGCTATTCCTTGAAGTagctattttttcttttggggTGCTAAATgatgtagataaaatattttgatggatATAATCTTCATGACAGATATCATCAATGttctcattctctttctcacttTCATCTTCGATGACTATTCTTTGAGACGCACAATCCATCTTTACATTATctgaaaagcaaaaaataaagaataaattattattaccatatatgtataataatagaataataaaaaaacaagaattatATGTAGTGCTTATACATTCTTTCTCAAATACTGCTGTGCTGTCGAATGGGCAATCAATTTCGACATCTAAATTTGCATTTGTTGCATCCATGAATGCCATCACTGGATCATTCGATTGTACTGATGCAGAACCTCCACCTATTATAAGCCGTTCGTGCCGCATTgtcgtatttaattttcattttctaaaataattaattaataatataattattattaaaatattatataacaagccaagtatataaaagtgtatatagGAAGAAGAATATGTGtgcacttaaaataattatatagcctcatcattaataaaattattagtataatcattatttttaccttTGTTTCATATTATCCCAGCATTTTTTCAGCTGTTTGCTAGAGCGAGGCGTACATCCTTCGctagtaaatttttttgtgattcTTTCCCATGCATCCACCTTATCTTTTACATCTGAAGcacttgtttttttattttcgatagcttttttttctgaaacaaGCTGCGCCAAGAGCATTCTCTCCCGTTCCGtataatgaacatttttattatccattATATTTGCAATGCGATCACAACttgcacaaaaaataataaataaatatacttttaatttaacttatttgTAACTCAATCACTTGAAAGTTTATACGTGAAATTAGTTGCAGGCGCGTAAAACAATGTTGTCTCTAGTAGAGAGCCTATAATCAGAGTGGTGACATCAGGAGAGGTCCGCGATTTTCCAGCGAAATTGTGCGAGGGAGAaagaaatatgcaaaaaagagaaagaaatatgcgaaagagacagagacatATGCAGTCTTTGTCTGTAACTCTGTCTGTTATCTGTTAGTAAGGTTAAGATTttctgttaataatatattgattgtcTAAatcttaattacaaaatttttacaaaatggtTGGCTGTACAATtcctttttgtaataattccGCACAGAAGGG from Anoplolepis gracilipes unplaced genomic scaffold, ASM4749672v1 Contig20, whole genome shotgun sequence carries:
- the LOC140675657 gene encoding uncharacterized protein, whose product is MRHERLIIGGGSASVQSNDPVMAFMDATNANLDVEIDCPFDSTAVFEKEYNVKMDCASQRIVIEDESEKENENIDDICHEDYIHQNILSTSFSTPKEKIATSRNSTSVEKRATSSINNASEKKVTASVNALKGKKATSNIKNIQNIRDEKELRLIKIRETIEQQRELHRKKIKIAETEEQIVLVKLLKEEEALKSNTCK